The Mesorhizobium sp. M1D.F.Ca.ET.043.01.1.1 genome contains a region encoding:
- a CDS encoding DMT family transporter, translating to MAPAPSITKAALWMALSIASFLAMSVAGRTATAALNVFQVLELRSVIGFFILLPLVMTSGGFKAMRTERPLAHVARNVVHYAGQAAWLYALTLIPLAVLISIEFTTPIWTAILAVSFLGERLSRPRLTAIVLGLIGVVIIVRPGVGSVDPGHLVVLGAAMCFGVSVVMVKSLTRTDSVVRIIFWMLIIQSVVGLVPALYVWRNPAFELWPSILLVAFTGMSSHYCMARALSHADATVISPMDFLRVPLSALIGWLLYNEQIDVFTAGGAALILAGNLLNLQRKAPQPAEVATS from the coding sequence ATGGCACCCGCTCCCTCGATCACCAAGGCCGCGCTCTGGATGGCGCTGTCGATCGCCTCGTTCCTGGCGATGTCGGTCGCCGGCCGCACCGCGACGGCCGCGCTCAATGTCTTCCAGGTGCTGGAGTTGCGCTCGGTGATCGGCTTCTTCATCCTGCTGCCGCTGGTGATGACGAGCGGCGGCTTCAAGGCGATGCGCACCGAGCGCCCCCTCGCCCACGTCGCCCGCAACGTCGTCCACTATGCCGGCCAGGCCGCCTGGCTCTATGCCCTGACCTTGATTCCGCTCGCCGTGCTGATCTCGATCGAGTTCACGACCCCGATCTGGACCGCGATCCTGGCGGTGAGCTTTCTTGGCGAAAGGCTGTCGCGGCCCAGGCTGACGGCGATCGTGCTGGGGCTGATCGGGGTGGTGATCATCGTGCGTCCCGGCGTCGGCTCGGTCGATCCCGGCCATCTCGTCGTGCTGGGGGCCGCGATGTGCTTCGGCGTCTCGGTGGTCATGGTCAAGTCGCTGACGCGAACCGACAGCGTCGTGCGCATCATCTTCTGGATGCTGATCATCCAGTCCGTGGTCGGCCTCGTCCCGGCGCTCTACGTCTGGCGCAACCCGGCGTTCGAACTCTGGCCGTCGATACTCCTGGTCGCCTTTACCGGCATGTCTTCGCATTACTGCATGGCGCGCGCGCTCAGCCACGCCGATGCGACCGTCATTTCGCCGATGGACTTCCTGCGCGTGCCGCTATCGGCGCTGATCGGCTGGCTGCTTTACAACGAGCAGATCGACGTCTTCACCGCCGGCGGCGCGGCGTTGATCCTGGCCGGCAATCTGCTCAACCTGCAGCGGAAGGCTCCGCAGCCTGCCGAAGTCGCCACCTCCTAG
- a CDS encoding glycosyltransferase: MIEKPFLSVVMPVHEGAAWIGATLDSLAAEPTGGLEIIIIDSSPTSATAAVVERFVQRLPLRLLQRRDLGQWQTKTNFGVELAAADHVCILPSDDLWLPGRVEAVRRWIADAPEAVLHLAPTAIVDRHGRRMGRWNCPLPADEVLEAEFLLERLLVQNFVSVPAPVFRRSTWLACGGVDEKLWYTADWDVWAKLAGTGPVTYHDEITTAFRVHGSSLTVTGSRDASEFRSQMQIVLERHLPRLPASSRERIGPAARASISVNVSLAAASAGNLKALVRAAGVVLSLGPIGMRRYLRDSRLRERAVCRLRAKLTGAF; the protein is encoded by the coding sequence GTGATCGAAAAGCCATTCCTGTCCGTCGTCATGCCGGTGCACGAAGGCGCGGCATGGATTGGCGCGACACTTGACTCGCTGGCCGCCGAGCCGACCGGCGGTCTGGAGATAATCATCATCGACAGCAGTCCGACGAGCGCCACCGCGGCCGTCGTCGAGCGATTTGTCCAACGATTGCCCCTTCGGCTGCTTCAGCGAAGGGACCTCGGACAGTGGCAGACGAAGACCAACTTCGGCGTCGAACTGGCGGCCGCCGATCATGTCTGCATACTCCCGTCAGACGACCTGTGGCTGCCCGGGCGCGTCGAGGCTGTTCGCCGCTGGATCGCGGATGCGCCCGAAGCTGTGCTGCATCTGGCCCCGACCGCTATCGTCGACCGCCACGGCCGGCGAATGGGGCGGTGGAACTGTCCCTTGCCGGCTGACGAGGTGCTCGAAGCCGAATTCCTGCTGGAACGGCTGCTCGTGCAGAATTTCGTCTCTGTGCCCGCTCCGGTGTTCCGCCGAAGCACATGGCTGGCGTGCGGGGGCGTGGATGAGAAACTCTGGTACACGGCGGATTGGGATGTATGGGCGAAGCTTGCCGGTACTGGACCGGTAACCTATCACGACGAGATCACGACGGCCTTTCGGGTTCACGGCAGTTCGCTGACTGTGACCGGATCCCGTGATGCGAGCGAGTTCCGATCGCAAATGCAAATTGTTCTGGAGCGCCATCTGCCCCGGCTTCCGGCGAGCAGCCGTGAAAGGATAGGGCCTGCCGCACGGGCGTCCATCAGCGTCAACGTGTCGCTCGCCGCTGCGTCGGCCGGCAACTTGAAAGCCTTGGTTCGTGCGGCTGGTGTCGTGCTGTCGCTCGGTCCGATCGGAATGAGGCGGTATTTGCGCGACTCGCGGCTGCGTGAGCGTGCCGTTTGCCGGCTTCGCGCGAAACTGACAGGAGCTTTCTGA
- a CDS encoding DUF3572 domain-containing protein produces MANAASMREEAETLAVRALAFVAGDPELLPRFLAITGIEVHSIRKAAAEPGFLAGVLQFILAHEPTLLRFAEETGTPPAHVGKALRMLPLGNDDHERSA; encoded by the coding sequence ATGGCGAACGCAGCGTCAATGCGCGAAGAAGCGGAAACCCTTGCCGTCAGGGCGCTTGCCTTCGTCGCCGGCGATCCGGAACTCTTGCCTCGCTTCCTGGCGATTACCGGCATCGAGGTGCATTCTATCCGCAAGGCGGCCGCGGAGCCGGGCTTCCTTGCCGGCGTGCTGCAGTTCATTCTCGCCCACGAGCCGACGCTTTTGCGCTTTGCCGAGGAGACCGGCACGCCGCCGGCCCACGTCGGCAAGGCCTTGCGCATGCTGCCGCTCGGCAATGATGATCACGAGCGCTCCGCATGA
- a CDS encoding GNAT family N-acetyltransferase, with product MSTTIVPLTPGRWTDFEDLFGKQGACYGCWCTHFRLTPAERRAGDRERNKDHIRARIEAGPPPGLLAFEQDRAVGWMQIGPRADVPEWNNQGRGSAPVDPADADDPNVWAISCFFIRVKARGRGITHRLVDGGVAFARENGARLLEACPIDLSRDSRSIGLFVGSSRVFEKAGFERLLERKPGRPLMRLVL from the coding sequence ATGAGCACGACCATAGTACCGCTGACCCCTGGACGCTGGACCGACTTCGAGGACCTCTTCGGCAAGCAAGGCGCCTGTTACGGCTGCTGGTGCACGCATTTCCGGCTGACACCGGCGGAGCGCAGGGCCGGCGACCGCGAGCGCAACAAGGATCACATCAGGGCGCGCATCGAAGCCGGACCGCCGCCGGGGCTTCTGGCTTTCGAGCAGGACAGGGCCGTCGGCTGGATGCAGATCGGCCCGCGCGCCGACGTGCCCGAATGGAACAATCAGGGCAGAGGCTCAGCGCCGGTCGATCCGGCGGACGCCGACGATCCGAACGTCTGGGCGATCTCCTGCTTCTTCATCCGCGTCAAGGCGCGGGGCAGGGGCATCACCCATCGCCTCGTCGACGGGGGCGTCGCGTTCGCCCGCGAAAACGGTGCCAGGCTGCTGGAAGCCTGCCCGATCGACCTGTCGCGCGACTCGCGCTCGATCGGCCTGTTCGTCGGCTCATCGCGGGTGTTCGAGAAGGCCGGGTTCGAGAGGCTTCTGGAACGCAAGCCCGGCCGGCCGCTGATGCGGCTTGTGCTTTGA
- a CDS encoding GtrA family protein translates to MNSGEQVEQERHTVAPERPLLERGWRYMLVGLVCAITHNAVMIGVDRAGGHYLLGTVVSFMVVSPLGYTLHSRFTFAEPFRLKAFARFAGSMAAAYPISTAMMVVLCSGLGLDVAVATPIATVALFVWNFVAAHWAILPQFYLRRAPVATAPSRPAKQHSIGNGE, encoded by the coding sequence ATGAACTCCGGCGAGCAGGTGGAGCAGGAGCGCCATACGGTTGCCCCCGAACGGCCGCTTTTGGAACGAGGATGGCGGTACATGCTGGTGGGGCTGGTGTGCGCCATTACACACAACGCCGTCATGATTGGGGTCGATCGAGCGGGAGGGCACTACCTGCTGGGCACCGTGGTTTCATTCATGGTCGTGTCGCCCCTCGGATACACGTTGCACAGCCGGTTCACCTTTGCCGAGCCTTTTCGTTTGAAGGCATTCGCGCGTTTCGCAGGAAGCATGGCCGCGGCCTATCCGATCTCGACAGCCATGATGGTCGTTCTGTGTTCCGGCCTCGGTCTTGATGTTGCAGTCGCGACTCCGATTGCCACCGTCGCTCTGTTCGTGTGGAATTTTGTCGCAGCGCACTGGGCCATCCTGCCGCAGTTCTATCTGCGGCGCGCGCCCGTGGCGACGGCACCCTCCCGCCCGGCGAAACAGCATTCAATAGGAAACGGGGAATAG
- a CDS encoding class I SAM-dependent methyltransferase, which produces MSAPGQVARRVLGRHFKPVGNVYRRVFVNLDRIADFLDGELANGSRILDIGGGDGALVERLLNRRPDLAVTMCDPAPSVGTFLGDVNRAKVDLLPATYLTEVIGLYDAVTICDVIHHVPVDQRDAFFKSLAESCERWGCRKIILKDVEPGGVRAMLSLLSDWHITGDKHVVLFSRSDFAAMARRYFPKAQRGSAVPDWPNYCEVLSW; this is translated from the coding sequence ATGTCAGCACCAGGTCAGGTCGCGCGCAGGGTTCTCGGCCGCCATTTCAAGCCGGTCGGCAATGTCTATCGCCGTGTGTTCGTCAACCTCGACAGAATTGCGGATTTTCTCGACGGCGAATTGGCGAACGGCTCGAGGATCCTGGACATCGGCGGCGGCGACGGCGCCCTTGTCGAGCGGCTCTTGAATCGACGCCCTGACCTCGCTGTTACGATGTGCGATCCAGCACCCTCGGTCGGCACATTCCTAGGCGATGTAAATCGAGCAAAGGTCGACCTTCTGCCCGCAACTTACCTCACCGAAGTCATCGGGCTCTATGATGCCGTCACGATTTGCGACGTCATCCATCATGTGCCGGTCGATCAGCGCGATGCTTTCTTCAAATCGCTGGCCGAAAGCTGCGAGCGCTGGGGGTGCCGGAAGATCATCCTGAAGGATGTTGAGCCGGGAGGAGTGCGCGCCATGCTGTCGCTCCTTTCGGACTGGCACATTACCGGAGACAAGCATGTCGTGCTGTTTTCACGCTCGGACTTTGCGGCCATGGCGCGACGGTATTTCCCAAAGGCGCAGAGGGGATCGGCCGTACCGGACTGGCCGAACTATTGCGAAGTGTTGAGCTGGTAG
- a CDS encoding DNA polymerase IV, with translation MFAAMAAPVNNPEHGFCRDCLAFQRGETRRCERCGSPRLARHPELYRLNIAHIDCDAFYAAIEKRDNPALKDKPVIVGGGRRGVVSTACYIARIQGVRSAMPMFKALEACPEAVVIPPDMEKYVRVGREVRALMQALTPLVEPLSIDEAFLDLAGTERLHGMPPAMVLARFALTVEKELGITVSAGLSYCKFLAKIASDFRKPRGFSVIGEAEAPTFLAAQPVTLIWGVGKALAATLERDGIRTIAQLQRMERGELMRRYGVMGDRLCRLSRGEDDRRVDPDGDAKSVSAETTFDTDIASLAELVPVLRGLSEKVSVRLKKSGIAGRTVVLKLKTQDFKLRTRNRQLGDPTRLADRIFQTGLDLLRREVDGTKFRLLGIGVSDLSDDGKADPPDLVDVQSRKRALAETAIDELRDKFGRKAVETGYTFGKGRSANPPEPLED, from the coding sequence ATGTTCGCAGCGATGGCGGCTCCTGTCAACAATCCCGAACACGGTTTCTGTCGCGACTGCCTGGCTTTTCAGCGCGGCGAGACGCGCCGCTGCGAGCGCTGCGGCAGCCCGAGGCTTGCCCGCCATCCTGAACTTTACCGGCTCAACATCGCCCATATCGACTGCGACGCCTTCTACGCTGCGATCGAAAAGCGCGACAATCCGGCGCTGAAGGACAAGCCGGTGATCGTCGGCGGCGGCCGGCGCGGCGTCGTCTCCACCGCCTGCTACATCGCCCGCATCCAGGGCGTGCGCTCGGCGATGCCGATGTTCAAGGCGCTCGAGGCCTGTCCCGAAGCCGTGGTGATCCCGCCCGACATGGAAAAATATGTCCGCGTCGGCCGCGAGGTGCGCGCGCTGATGCAGGCGCTGACGCCGCTGGTCGAGCCGTTGTCGATCGACGAGGCGTTTCTCGACCTTGCCGGCACCGAGCGGCTGCACGGCATGCCGCCGGCGATGGTGCTGGCCCGCTTCGCCCTGACGGTAGAGAAGGAACTCGGCATCACCGTTTCGGCCGGCCTTTCCTACTGCAAGTTCCTGGCCAAGATCGCGTCGGACTTCCGCAAGCCGCGCGGCTTCTCCGTCATCGGCGAAGCGGAGGCGCCGACATTCCTCGCCGCACAGCCGGTGACACTGATCTGGGGCGTCGGCAAGGCGCTGGCCGCGACGCTGGAGCGCGACGGCATCCGCACCATCGCCCAGCTGCAGCGCATGGAGCGCGGCGAGCTGATGCGCCGATACGGCGTCATGGGCGACCGGCTCTGCCGGCTTTCGCGCGGCGAGGACGACCGCCGCGTCGACCCCGACGGCGATGCCAAGAGCGTGTCGGCCGAAACCACTTTCGACACCGATATCGCCTCGCTGGCGGAACTGGTGCCGGTGCTGCGCGGCCTGTCGGAAAAAGTCTCGGTGCGGCTGAAGAAATCCGGCATTGCCGGGCGCACCGTGGTGCTGAAGCTCAAGACGCAGGATTTCAAGCTCCGCACCCGCAACCGCCAGCTTGGCGATCCGACACGGCTGGCCGACCGCATCTTCCAGACCGGGCTCGACCTTCTGCGTCGCGAGGTCGACGGGACGAAGTTCCGTTTGCTCGGCATCGGCGTCAGCGACCTCTCCGACGACGGTAAGGCCGATCCGCCCGACCTGGTCGACGTCCAGTCGCGCAAGCGCGCGCTCGCCGAAACCGCGATCGATGAGCTGCGCGACAAGTTCGGCAGGAAGGCCGTCGAGACCGGCTACACTTTTGGCAAGGGCCGCAGCGCCAATCCGCCCGAGCCGCTCGAGGACTGA